A portion of the bacterium genome contains these proteins:
- a CDS encoding arginine repressor — MCPHRRPEMIEALRKLLAEGFEGNQEEICKALAAQGFDVNQSTISRALRRVGAVKSMAGGGVAYKLGDARGVTFSGSVRDLVLSIDSNESMIVIRTAPGSAPFVCDFLDHAALKQILGIVAGDDTAFVAPRHVRDMATTLEELRKAINGG, encoded by the coding sequence ATGTGTCCGCACAGGCGACCGGAGATGATCGAAGCGCTGCGAAAACTCCTGGCAGAGGGGTTTGAGGGAAACCAGGAGGAGATATGCAAGGCGCTCGCTGCCCAGGGGTTCGATGTCAATCAGTCCACGATCTCGCGCGCCTTGAGAAGGGTCGGCGCGGTCAAGTCCATGGCGGGCGGCGGTGTGGCCTATAAATTGGGCGATGCGCGGGGGGTGACGTTCTCCGGTTCCGTCAGGGATCTGGTGCTCTCGATCGATTCCAACGAATCTATGATAGTGATCAGGACCGCCCCGGGCTCCGCCCCGTTTGTCTGCGATTTTCTGGACCATGCGGCGCTGAAACAGATCCTGGGCATAGTTGCGGGCGACGACACGGCGTTCGTGGCGCCGAGGCACGTGCGGGATATGGCGACGACCCTTGAAGAGCTCCGCAAGGCGATCAACGGAGGCTGA
- a CDS encoding argininosuccinate synthase, whose translation MPRKKIMLAYSGGLDTSAIIPWLIEKYDAEVIAYCSDLGNAPDEGWLARRAKELGAAEFIFEDLKEELTRDYIFPAVRAGAAYQDEYLLGTALGRPLIAERVALIAKQRGAEAIAHGATGKGNDQIRFERAWAYLAPDVEVIAPWKIWDFKGRSDLVEYLNAKGFDAHDKETRYSVDVNLLHRSCEGGILEELEKEFDPAEIYAWTKPHTHCAADGADVSVEFKEGYPISLNGIALTPAKLLGELNRIGGEQGIGVADLVEERTNGIKSRGVYETPGGTILHKCCRILKHMCWDRPTLTIASRLGSDYADLVYDGLWHSDARKAIDAFFTQASGVLSGTIGLKLTNGHMFITGRSSPFSLYGKELVSFEHDEFGLNKASHGFCRTLSYRQWQAGKRRRPS comes from the coding sequence ATGCCCAGGAAAAAAATCATGCTCGCTTATTCAGGCGGATTGGACACGTCGGCCATAATCCCGTGGCTCATTGAAAAATACGATGCAGAGGTCATCGCGTATTGCTCGGACCTAGGCAATGCGCCGGACGAGGGTTGGCTCGCGCGCAGGGCGAAGGAGCTCGGCGCCGCGGAGTTCATCTTCGAGGACCTCAAGGAGGAGCTCACCCGCGATTATATCTTCCCGGCCGTGAGGGCCGGTGCCGCCTATCAGGATGAATACCTGCTTGGCACCGCGCTGGGCCGTCCGCTGATAGCGGAGAGGGTAGCACTGATCGCAAAGCAAAGGGGTGCGGAGGCCATCGCGCACGGCGCAACCGGCAAGGGAAACGACCAGATCAGATTCGAGAGGGCATGGGCCTACCTCGCGCCCGACGTGGAGGTGATCGCGCCGTGGAAGATCTGGGACTTCAAGGGCAGGAGCGACCTCGTCGAGTATCTCAACGCAAAGGGATTCGACGCACATGACAAGGAGACGAGATACAGCGTGGACGTGAACCTCCTCCACCGCTCCTGTGAAGGCGGGATACTCGAGGAGCTGGAAAAGGAGTTCGATCCTGCGGAGATATACGCATGGACCAAACCGCACACCCACTGTGCGGCCGACGGCGCCGATGTCTCCGTGGAGTTCAAGGAGGGATATCCGATATCCCTGAACGGCATTGCGCTCACGCCCGCGAAGCTGCTGGGTGAGCTCAACCGGATCGGCGGAGAACAGGGTATCGGGGTCGCCGATCTCGTGGAGGAGCGCACAAACGGCATCAAGAGCCGAGGCGTGTACGAGACCCCTGGCGGCACGATACTGCACAAGTGCTGCAGGATCTTGAAGCACATGTGCTGGGACAGGCCCACCCTGACGATAGCATCGCGCCTGGGCAGCGATTACGCCGACCTCGTCTACGACGGCCTGTGGCACTCGGACGCGAGGAAGGCGATAGACGCCTTCTTCACGCAGGCATCGGGCGTTCTCTCAGGGACGATAGGCCTCAAGCTCACAAACGGCCATATGTTCATAACCGGAAGGAGCTCTCCTTTTTCCCTTTACGGAAAGGAGCTGGTGAGCTTTGAACACGATGAGTTCGGACTCAACAAGGCCTCGCACGGCTTCTGCCGCACACTCTCCTACAGGCAGTGGCAGGCGGGCAAGAGGAGAAGGCCCTCATAA